The Sabethes cyaneus chromosome 1, idSabCyanKW18_F2, whole genome shotgun sequence DNA segment atcaaaacttatccaacgcataataatctttcaatacattgtaaatgattagtttatataccttcagaatagcaagttgatttcttgtttgggttggtttatacgggacattttttagaagcgttatttccgagtatttttaatcgcgaactttgaaaccctgtatTGGCTAAAcaatttgctaatattatctgtgttccattctaagttatgaataaatatgttatgttcatcatcattttgaatttaggtcaccagtcgctatagatataataaattttcacaaataaacatttttggtttttggcacaatctcaccctggatggcgGTACATCAAGTGCTACCTGCAACCTATTTGCTAACCACTTCTCAAGTGTGTTTTCAACAGTGATACCTAATCTGACTCAAATCGAGCATGCCATCCGTGACGTACCAAGCGACGGAATCCTCTCGATTGTGTTAAAAAAATGTGCAACTGCCTTATGTGTTCCACTAAAGTTAATCTTCAATCAATCGCTATCTCAGGCGATATTCCCATCGCGCTGGAAAAAATCTATCATGTTCCctttaaatctttaaaaaaggcgataaacaaaacgtggcaaactatcgaggaattatatCCCTCTGCGCAGGTTCCAAGCTGGTTGAAATCTTAGTTGGTGGCATCATATTACGGGAGGGAAAATCCTACATTTCGACGGATcaacatggttttttcccaGGCAGATCGACAACAACAAACTTAGCACAGTTTACTTCCCATTGCATTAAGGGTATGGAAGGAGGAGCCCAAGTCGACACCGTGTATACTGATATTAAGGCGGCATTTGACCGCGTTGATCACTCTATCTTATTGGCAAAAATTGAACGCCTTGGCGTGTCGCCCAACATGGTAGAATGGTTCAAATCATACCTTGTTGGTCGAACTCTTTCTGTAAAAATAGGAAATCATGAATCGCAATGTTTCACAAACTACTCGGGCGTACCTCAAGGGAGTAACCTGGGCcattacttttttcattattcttcaacgacgtctGCCAAGTTATACCTTCAGGCCGATTTCTAATCTATGCCGACGACCTCAAGATCTTGCTTATCGTACGTTCGACAGCAGATTGCATTGAACTACAGCAGCATTTGAATGATTTTCATGACTGGTGTTCCCGAAACCTCCTGGTCTTGAGTGTTTCTAAGTGCTCTGTGATCTCTTTTTCATGTAGGAAAAACTTTATTCTTTGGAATTATACTCTTTCTGAAGAGCAACTAAACAGAGTAACAGTAATAAAAGATCTTGGAGTACTATTGGACACACAAATGTCTTTTAGAAATCATTACTCGCATATTACGATGCTTACGAGCATTGTATTTCTGCCTTGTTCGTTCTGTATTGGAATCCTCAGCTATTATATGGAGCCCATACGCGGCTTCTTGGTCAAACAGAATCGAAGCAGCTCAATCCAGGGTCCTGCGCTATGTTCTAAGACGTTTGCCTTGGCAGAACCCAGTGGAGTTACCACCATACATTGATCGTTGCCGTTTGCTCGACATGAATACGCTGGCCAGAAGAAGGGACATTTCCAGAGCAGTTTTTGTTGGAATGCTGCTACTAGGGGAAGTCGATTTGCCTTTCATCCTatctaaaatcaatattaacaTTCCGCCTAGAAGCCTAAGAAAATGGGACTTTCTAAGACTGCAATACCAGCGTACTCAATACGGCCAAAACGAACCCATAAGGGCGATgagtgatatttttaataaatgctATGTTTactttggctggtaaacggcttggtaatgagtaccatcggtgccttgtgcactggacACAAAaaagaccccacagtggttcacaacctcttacctagcaactcctacccctacctcctcgtggtaccagccgggatacgagcaaccacggtggagatcgggtaaccaaccccggtggaaaccaaggtcgtatgctgacagaggaggagggctccttcgagctacgttggccctccggtgatactgtggggttggttgcgggctttgcaagcctgaaccattaaaaaaaccaaagcaatggactccgtaagtaataataataactctaatcgtaacaatcggcaaagacccaggcgacgaaaacggactaacgattggaaattaggaacatggaactgtcggtctctaaatttcctcggaagtacccacgtgctttctaaagaagtgaagagccgcaagttcgacatcgtagcgctgcaggaggtatactggaaaggaacgatgttacgtacgtatagagatggtcataccatctaccagagctgcggcaatacacacgagctgggcacagcttatagtgatgggcgagatgcagaagcgggtgatcgggtggtggccgatcagcccccgaatgtgcagattaagaatcaagggccgattcttcaatataagcataattaacgtgcacagccctcacctcggaagtaccgatgatgacaaagacgaattctacgcgcagctggagcgtgaatacgaccgctgcccaagacatgatgtcaaaattatcatcggggactgtaatgctcaggttggtcaggaggaggaattcaaaccggtgattggacggttcagcgcccacccgcaaacgaacgaaaacggcctaagacttgtcgacttcgccgcctccaagaacatggccatacgtagtaccttcttccagcataacctctaccatcggtacacctggagatcacccaaccagacagaatcacaaatcgaccacgttctgatagatggtcggcacttttcagacattatcgacgtcagaacctatccgggcgctaacattgattcggatcactacctagtgatctgttgtgaacaacatacgataccgccgcccgccacggtataatctagcgcgactgaagcaaccggaggtcgccgaaaactacgcgttatctctcgaaaccgcgctgccggaagagggtgagccggatgaagcccctcttgagggctgttggaatgccgtgaaaacagccattaacagcgtagcggagaacgtcctaggcagtgtggcgccgaatcgacgtaacgaatggtttgacgacgAATGCCAGcaaatattggatgagaagaacgcagcgcgggtacaaatgctgcgtagagccacccgtcagaatgtggagcgatacaaacagaagcggaggcagcaaacccaaCTCTTCAAGGAgtagaagcgccaccaagaggagaagagtgcgaagaactcgaacagctgtaccgctttcacgacacacggaagttctatcagagactcaacggatctcgcaaaggcttcgtgccgcgggccgaaatgtgcagagataaagaaggaggtatcttgactgacgaccgtgcggtgatcgaaaggtggaagcagcactacgatgagcacctgaatggcgtgcaggcggaagaccatgatagcggaggaagtgaccacattggtgcagcaagcgacgaagatgtgccacccccatcgataagggaagttaaagaagccatccagcagctgaagaacaacaaagcagcgggaaaggatggcattggagcggaacttattaaaatgggcccggacaagttggccggctgtctgcatcaattgattgtcaagatttgggatacggaacgactaccggagaagtggaaagacggggttatctgccctatctacaagaaaggtgataagctggattgtgagaactaccgagccatcactatcctgtttgccgcctacaaagtgctgtcccaagtcctatTTCATTGACTATCGCCagtagccaatagatttgtgggaagttaccaggccggcttcatggagggtcggtctacaatggaccaaatcttcaccctgcggcagatcctccagaagtgccgcgaattccgagtccccacgcaccacctgttcatcgatttcaaagccgcatatgatagcgtaaaccgacaagagctaaggaaaattttggacgaacgGCTtttcgggtaagcttactagacttatcatggctacgatggatgggatccagtgctgtgtgagaagctcgggtggattgtcggacccaatcgaatctcgcaggggacttcgacaaagagatggtctttcctgcctgctattcaacattgcgcttgaaggtgttataaggcgagcggcgatcgaaatgcggggcacgatttacaataaatccagtcaatttatctgctttgctgatgacgtggatgctgtcggcagaacatttgaggcggtggaagatcagtacaccagactaaaacgcgaagcagagaagattggattgaagataaatacgtctaaaacgaagtatatccTGGCGGGCggaaccgagcgcgacagggcccgcttgcgcagtaccgtggtaatcgacggggatgagttcgaggtagtcgacgagttcgtataccttggctcactggcaacagaggacaacaataccagccgtgagattaaaagacgtattataaGCGGAAgacgggcctactacggactccacaaacacttgcggtcgaacaatttgagcccccgtacaaagtgcatactgtacaaaacgctaattagaccggttgtcctctacgggcacgaaacgtggacactgctggaagaggacctacgagcactcggagttttcgaacgaacgAGTTTTCgaatgcaagagaacggtgtatggaggcgaagaatgaaccacgagctcgcgcgtctctacggcgaaccaagtattcagaaagtggttaaagctggacggatacgttgggcaggacatgttgctagaatgccggaccactatcctgcaaaaatggttttcgcatcaaatccggtaggaataagacgaagaagggcacagcgagcgaggtggcaagaccaggtggagtgagatctggcgagcactgggtgcccacggaactggagatcagttgccatggaccgaaacagatgaagaaattatactgcgcaggccttgtcataagacgttaggccaattaagtaagtaagtaagtatgttcACTTTGATTTTTGCATGTCCAGTGTTAGTTTTAAGACAAGACTACAAAGATTATTTTAATAtgtactagaggacccggcgcgcgttgctacgccattctaaaaagatggtacatgcataatcctgaagatttgattaattgtaatcttgcaaccaatggctttctttttgacaacccatGATATTCCTtaatcatgccgcaaatttataatccaacgcataagcatttgtgactcgagcagcaagtccaacgtaacgatttgggttttattaccaacccttaaaatggtattgttggcaaaatcgtaataaaatatcagtgcagttcgattgaaatcagttgaaaactggtcagaaacaataaacttagtgtaacctcaatattattttcttcatattttcattttaacaatgtattttcttttcaattttgtttttaaaataagtattatattatcttacttctatttaatttgacccattatcatgccttcaccgatttattcttaacaattttgttccaaatttatcttatattttagtatggacggcaacactcgcgaattcgattactttttgaatattgcaaaaaattctgtttaatttgtatgagagccatcCCCCCTTACAGAGGGGAGAGGAATCacaatacgccatagaaaaaaattttgcctccagtaacccccaagttatgatgaaattttttgttttatttgtatggcaacccccctcttagaagaagaaggattctcaatctaccatagaaaaaaaattctacctccaaaaaccttcacttgccaaatttggttccatttgcttgattagttcccgagttatgaaggaatttgtgtttcatttgtatgggagcccccccttctagaggaagagaggtctcaaacaaccatagaaaaaatcctgtctttagaaacccccacatgccaaatttggttccatttgcttgattaatagtcaagttatgaggaaattttggttttatttgaatgggagccccccccccctcttagaggaaggagggttctcaatctaccatagaaaaaatttctgcctccaaaaaccttcacataccaaatttggttccatttgcttatttagttcccgagttataaagatatttgtgtttcatttgtgtgggagccccccttctagaaGGGGAGTGGTTTCAAACAACCGTAGAAATAAAccctgtctctagaaacccccacatgccaaatttggttccatttgcttgattaatagtcaagttatgaggaaattttggttttatttgtatgggagccccccctcttagacgaaggagggttctcaatctaccatagaaaaaattttaacctccaaaaaccttcacatgccaaatttggtttcatttgcttaattagtttccgagttatgaagaaatttgtgtttcatttgtatgggagcccccccccttttagagggggaggggtctcaaacaaccgtagaaataaaccctgtctctagaaacccccacatgccaaatttggttccatttgcttgattaatagtcaagttatgaggaaattttggttttatttgtatgggagccccccctcttagacgaaggagggttctcaatctaccatagaaaaaatttttgccttcaaaaaccttcacataccaaatttggttccatttgcttgattagttctcgagttatgaagaaattcgtgttccatttgtatgggagcccccccttctagagggggtaggggtctcaaacaaccgtagaaataaatcttgtctctagaaactcccacatgccaaatttggttccatttgcttgattaatagtcaagttatgagaaaattttggttttatttgtatgggagccgcccctcttagaggaaggagggttctcaatctaccatagaaaaaatttctacctccaaaaactttcacatgccaaatttggttccatttgcttgattagttctcgagttatgaagaaatttgtgttccatttgtatgggagcccccccttgtagaggggggaggggtatcaaaccatgctaacaacattcctcacatcaaacgcaatgtgtatgccaagtttcatcaaaatccgtcgagcggtttgcgagtctataccggacacacgaacagcatttcatttttatatatatagatagaagaTGACGCCTACTAGAAATTTGATTAGTTATTAAGAAGTGTAtgatttttgtaaatttgtatGTAAGTAGCTTAGCttgcttagcttagactgattgcacatatcaatggttgcactcagtgattgaccagaaccagtgaaattgcacaatgaatcaaatgaatggggttgggatttaccgatcattctcattgtgcaaaattcagtgattcgacataataatgatcaataactgcgccggccacgtccttgcaatcaggtgggaacggggaaggaatgttagtgtaatctttgctgttctagggaccgtgttaacctctgcatccctacaaagattacaggaaggtgTTTTGCTAGTAAGGTGGGGTTTGTTGGatcaggattcaccttgataagtgatatgATCGTCGCTTTTTTTATAAAGTGTAGAATTTTAGCTATGTTTTTCATCTATTCATTATTCAATCGAtcgtatttatttttttccaattataAGTATTTATAGCAATTTAAACTCCAGACAGCCGGCTGTAGGGAGTGTTGCTAAATCGTGCATAACCGCGACAATGTTTCATCCCTGCAGAGGGAGTATTTTATAGTATAGTACGACTGGTACGTTTCAACACAAATACCGCGAAACGACAAAAATGCCGGTAACGAAGAAGATTCGGATGTACCAAATGAGGTGGTGGGGTAAGTTAAGTCAATATTTCCCTTCATTCGTAACTCTCGgttggatggatggatgaaaCTGTCTACTTATTACAACTTTAAACTAGTAGTTATTATCTTTATCACGCGATATAAGAAATATATTAAAGGAAAATATATGTTTTTAATAGTTGATGCGATCTGGTGCCAAAATCTTAGGAAGTCTTAGTTTTAGATGGCTGCCAAACTCTCCATATAATGTATgttgaaagaaaataaaataaaaaaaatgaaactggAATGTTTATATGAGCGCTAAAGGTACCAAACTTCTATTTAGTAAGGATATGTAAAATACGTAAATTTAAACATTATACTTATCCCTCGCCACTATATTTGATGGCTCATGCCTCCTGTGAAAGTTAACAAAGGCCAACTCCGTTTTTTTTAATACTCCCGTCGATGTCCGTCATCCCCAGGCATTATTCATTCCGTTCACTCTTTACCGTGACaccatcattattttgattgcaattaagagtatgagaaaaaaaaacaagttgaaACTACCGTCAACACAATCGAGATTAAACGAGCACTTTTATCGAAACTTATCGACATCACTACTATCAACGAAAAAGCTTCACCAAATATTCCAATAGGAATTCTTCGCTATACACCCCGACCGACACATGGCCATATAGGAATTTTGAGCGCAAGTAACAACAAAAGCTTAAATATGAGGCACTGGGCATGTATTGGTATGCAATTAGCTGCTTCCTCTGGCGCGCTCTCCATGTATTTGTGCAGAATAAAACTGCAAACGCGTAGGGGAAGTCACTGAATCAGGTTTTGAATTCACAATTTAAGTTATAAAAACATCACTTTTCTGCCAAACTTCATTGTATTAGGTCGCGATTTTACTTTAGTTACAGTTCTAGACAGTTTCTACACGAAGAAAAACCGATTTTAAGTCACTATTTGCTGAAAATTGGAGAGCTCGCGAAAAACACACGCGTCGTTATGCAAGCAGTGATGCCCTatctttttgtaaatttgtatGTAAGTAGTGTAAAAACGACTTTTATAGAATTTGTAAATACTGAAAATGAtcaaaagatgatggggtttttatgcctctttGAGAATGGCGTATGTTAGACTATCTCAAAGGCGCTTTTCCCTATCCAATCCAAGTAAATTTCATGGAGGCCCAAGTAGccagatggaaaataataaataaacaaacaaataaacaaatatgtacCTACTGCCTACGGAACATCACTAGATTTTTCGAAATATTCGCATGCTTGGAAGTTGGAACCGCATGCTTTGACAACGCAGTACGCAGAATAAAGGATGGGAAAGCTATCGATGATTATTATCGATAATGGAAACAAAACCGTGTCTGGTTTGCTTTCTGTGAATCGAATAATAATTACTGTGTATATTTTCTTGTTGAAAAGATCAAAACGAATCAAGTGGAGACACTTAGAAAAGATTCGTATACTCACACAAATGGTATATTTCGAACATATGGAAAAGCTGCAAAACTAACAATTTAACCATCTCGAAAGTAGTAATATCTTGAAAGGACCGGTTAGTATTAGATTACACACGCAGAGCGGAAAGAAAGTCGAGAGCCACATGTAGAAGACGGAGTGAAAGGTTAAGGGGGTTATGTTGCCAATAATGTGGATGTTCCGGAATATTACGCCACGGTGACATGGTTACTCATTTACCTAATTGGCTGACATAGTTAGGAAATGGATAAATATGAGAAAAGTGCAGGATGCGAATGTACAAGCTCCAGGCGATGTCacttagtgaaaaaaaaaaacaaaaattgcgcAAGGAACCTTCAATAACAGATAAAATATTTACGAGTGTTGCCTACGAAATAGTCCTGTCGTAACAATCGAAATGAATTACTTTACCGCTAACTTCTACCGTCGCAGAATTTGTTGACTTCAAATTATCTTCAAAGTGAGAAACTGACAAAAAGTATTAGATAACTAAATAAATGCTCAACTGCAGTCCTCTGACTAAGTGAGCAACCATTTACGCAAACAGGCGAAATACTTTACCGGTTTCCTCGCACGGCTTATCTAATTGCGGCAATTTTGCAATTCCTTCGTCGCACCTGGTGCACCAGCGATGGAAAGCGCCACAGAGATTTTCCTCTCGCGCCCAGTAAATTACCTTTTACAAGACATCAGGGAAGTGACTGTCATCATATCGGCGGCGCGCAGCGTTGCAGCAGCCATTACCAGTGACACGCACGTCTCCACATTACCTAGGTATTTTATTTCGTAACAAACTTAGAGCTAGAGGCTACTTTCGGCTTCGtgtgcttttgtttttttttctttcgctacAACATTCTAAACACTATTAATGTGCTTCTCGGTATTACAAGTTAATAATTTATCTAAATCAATAACCGAACCGGTGGCGACTGgtttcgtcgtcgtcatcgtcgggtGTGCTCCTAAAATATtcacagtttttttttaaatagtgcTTCATTCACCCAGTGCCTAGTAAAAGTATTGCTTTAGGGATTCGTGCTTTTTGCTACCGCCACCGCCCCCCCAGTAACGATGACCGGAATAGTAACCGCCGCCGGAGTGATCGTGCGGCTGGTATTGGTGGTATTCCGGACCGTGTCCGTTACCCTGTGCGTGGTACTCTATGTTGTGGTACTTATTGTAGTGGTAGGCTTTGGCGGTTGTTGGGTACAGTTGGGTTGAGTACATGTGGGAGGAGGGTGTGTCGTAGGACACGGCTGGGGCAGCGGTTGGGGTGTATGCCACAGGGGTGTAGCTAACGGGTTGGGTGTAGCCGGTTTCAACCAGTGTGGTGTCCGCTTCCGAGCCTCCGAACTTGGGCTGCACGGAGGCAGGTCCGAGCGACGGATGAACGTCACAGACGGTTCCCGAAACTAGGACGCGCAGTGGAGCGCTGAAAATTCGGAAGTTAACGTCGCTGTAGTCCAGTTCGGTGATCAGGAACACTGGCATCCGATCGGATATGACCCACACGGTTTCCGATTCGTCGATCTTGACGTCAGCAGGGAAGACTAGCTCGACGTCGTCGCGATCGACGACGCCGTGGTATTCGGGACTGTAGGGAAGCGATGAATGCCAACAACCGACCGAGTTCTGATCGATCAAGTTGAACAACTGCAGGCCGGTTTCGCTCATGACACGCGAGGTGGTGTGCGCGTCTGGTCCTCGTTCTTTCAGATACTGGAAATCGTGGAAGCTTTCCTCCACTCGATCTTCGTCACGGAGCGTCTTGGTCGAGACCATAAATTCGCGATGGCTGGCCAATGGGGAGAAGTACATCGTGCGGAATCCGTCGGCTTGCAGGGGCGAAAGTGACATTCCGAAGATACCCTCCTCACCCCATTGGAAGTTCAGTCCGGCGATGTTGAAGTCTCCGCGCAGCGGATCCGGGAAGAAGAAGCTGTGAGCGAAACGCCACGACTTGTTCTTTTCGTAAGAGTAAGCAATCAATCCGTAGCCCAGCTCATCGGACATGTAGGCGAACGTGTCGTCACAACTGCGTCCCATATCGATGGCAATATTGGCGATAAAGGTGTTCGGGTTGGTGTCCTCAGCACGCAGTTCGTAGCGCCGGATTCGGCGGTTCGTTTTCAGATCGATAATGTTCAGCGCGTACGGACAGAGCTGCTGGGTGGTGTTTCCAATGCCAACGGTGCCGGTGTCGAGCAGCCACAGCCGATCACACTTGTCCGCTTTGATACGGTAGACGGTGTTCAAGCCGTTGGCGCAGTCTCCCGCAACGTTGCTGGCCCAGTCCGGATACGGAATCAAAGCCGGCGACCCCGACGGGGTCTGATTCATGTCGATGTAGTTCAGCGTGGACGGAATGCCTGCAATCGGAAGGAGGGAAATGAATTAAAAAGGGTGACAGTGACGGCGCGGCGGGGGCTTGATCATGCACTTGAATCAATGGCAAAGGGTGCCTATTAAAGATATCAGCTGATTCACAATGAAAAATTACGCCCCGAAGGGGCGATGCAGAGTCGTAaacttttcatttctgttttgcTGTCAGTTTCTCTCAACCGGTTAGTTGCCAGCTTTAGCCGGCAGGCGGACGCCGAGTAGATTGTCTGGCTTGTCAGCTTGTTGATAGATAAATAATTTGTTTACATTGTTTAGACCTGTTTCGATCGTGCGGATGTGGCCAGACTGGGCGTCTGCGACGCCT contains these protein-coding regions:
- the LOC128733156 gene encoding protein yellow, whose product is MWKIAAVCFAVLGLSAYVVNGTTKLQERYSWKQLDFVFPNEQLKQQALASGDYVPTNGLPVGIERWQNKLFVSVPRWKDGIPSTLNYIDMNQTPSGSPALIPYPDWASNVAGDCANGLNTVYRIKADKCDRLWLLDTGTVGIGNTTQQLCPYALNIIDLKTNRRIRRYELRAEDTNPNTFIANIAIDMGRSCDDTFAYMSDELGYGLIAYSYEKNKSWRFAHSFFFPDPLRGDFNIAGLNFQWGEEGIFGMSLSPLQADGFRTMYFSPLASHREFMVSTKTLRDEDRVEESFHDFQYLKERGPDAHTTSRVMSETGLQLFNLIDQNSVGCWHSSLPYSPEYHGVVDRDDVELVFPADVKIDESETVWVISDRMPVFLITELDYSDVNFRIFSAPLRVLVSGTVCDVHPSLGPASVQPKFGGSEADTTLVETGYTQPVSYTPVAYTPTAAPAVSYDTPSSHMYSTQLYPTTAKAYHYNKYHNIEYHAQGNGHGPEYHQYQPHDHSGGGYYSGHRYWGGGGGSKKHESLKQYFY